The following proteins are co-located in the Dromiciops gliroides isolate mDroGli1 chromosome 2, mDroGli1.pri, whole genome shotgun sequence genome:
- the PTGR2 gene encoding prostaglandin reductase 2 isoform X2: MNEETGVDYVKPWQLSEVVDGGGVGVIEESQHANLAKGNFVTSFNWPWQTKVILDGNALEKVDPQFVDGHLSYFLGAIGMPGLTSLFGIKEKGHITVGSKQTMVVSGAAGACGSLAGQIGHLEGCSRVVGICGTDEKCSILVSELGFDGAINYKKGNVAEQLRQLCPSGVDVYFDNVGGDISDTVMSQMNQNSHVILCGQISQYNKDVPYPPPLLPEVESILKTRNITRERFLVLNYKDKFESGIMQLSQWFKEGKLKIRETVIDGLENMGVAFQSMMTGGNIGKQIVHISD; this comes from the exons atgaatgaagaaactggtGTTGACTATGTAAAGCCATGGCAGCTCTCTGAAGTGGTTGATGGTGGAGGTGTTGGAGTTATAGAAGAGAGTCAACATGCAAATTTGGCTAAAGGCAATTTTGTGACTTCTTTTAATTGGCCCTGGCAGACTAAAGTTATTTTAGATGGAAATGCCCTTGAAAAG gtaGATCCACAATTTGTGGATGGACACCTTTCTTACTTTCTTGGTGCTATTGGCATGCCAGGATTGACATCTTTATTTGGAATTAAAGAAAAAGGCCACATAACTGTTGGCTCCAAGCAGACAATGGTTGTCAGTGGGGCTGCAGGTGCTTGTGGATCGCTGGCTGGCCAG ATCGGCCATTTGGAAGGCTGTTCCAGAGTGGTGGGAATTTGTGGAACAGATGAGAAGTGCTCCATCTTGGTCTCAGAACTGGGCTTTGATGGTGCAATTAATTATAAGAAAGGGAATGTGGCAGAACAACTCCGTCAGCTTTGCCCATCTGGAGTGGATGTTTACTTTGACAATGTCGGTGGTGACATCAGTGATACTGTTATGAGCCAG ATGAATCAGAACAGTCACGTTATCCTGTGTGGCCAGATTTCTCAGTACAACAAGGATGTCCCTTATCCTCCCCCATTGCTGCCTGAAGTAGAGTCAATTCTGAAAACAAGAAACATCACAAG ggAAAGATTTCTGGTGTTGAATTATAAGGATAAATTTGAGTCTGGAATTATGCAACTTAGTCAGTGgtttaaagaaggaaaattaaag ATCAGAGAGACAGTGATTGATGGCTTGGAAAACATGGGAG ttgccTTCCAATCCATGATGACAGGAGGCAACATTGGGAAGCAAATAGTTCATATTTCTGACTAA
- the PTGR2 gene encoding prostaglandin reductase 2 isoform X1, giving the protein MRVHRVVLNSRPGKNGNPVAENFRIEEANLPDKLNEGQVKVRTLYLSVDPYMRCRMNEETGVDYVKPWQLSEVVDGGGVGVIEESQHANLAKGNFVTSFNWPWQTKVILDGNALEKVDPQFVDGHLSYFLGAIGMPGLTSLFGIKEKGHITVGSKQTMVVSGAAGACGSLAGQIGHLEGCSRVVGICGTDEKCSILVSELGFDGAINYKKGNVAEQLRQLCPSGVDVYFDNVGGDISDTVMSQMNQNSHVILCGQISQYNKDVPYPPPLLPEVESILKTRNITRERFLVLNYKDKFESGIMQLSQWFKEGKLKIRETVIDGLENMGVAFQSMMTGGNIGKQIVHISD; this is encoded by the exons gaaaaaatggCAACCCAGTGGCAGAGAATTTCCGTATAGAAGAAGCTAATTTACCAGATAAATTAAATGAGGGACAAGTAAAAGTCCGaactctttatctctctgtggaTCCTTATATG CGTtgtagaatgaatgaagaaactggtGTTGACTATGTAAAGCCATGGCAGCTCTCTGAAGTGGTTGATGGTGGAGGTGTTGGAGTTATAGAAGAGAGTCAACATGCAAATTTGGCTAAAGGCAATTTTGTGACTTCTTTTAATTGGCCCTGGCAGACTAAAGTTATTTTAGATGGAAATGCCCTTGAAAAG gtaGATCCACAATTTGTGGATGGACACCTTTCTTACTTTCTTGGTGCTATTGGCATGCCAGGATTGACATCTTTATTTGGAATTAAAGAAAAAGGCCACATAACTGTTGGCTCCAAGCAGACAATGGTTGTCAGTGGGGCTGCAGGTGCTTGTGGATCGCTGGCTGGCCAG ATCGGCCATTTGGAAGGCTGTTCCAGAGTGGTGGGAATTTGTGGAACAGATGAGAAGTGCTCCATCTTGGTCTCAGAACTGGGCTTTGATGGTGCAATTAATTATAAGAAAGGGAATGTGGCAGAACAACTCCGTCAGCTTTGCCCATCTGGAGTGGATGTTTACTTTGACAATGTCGGTGGTGACATCAGTGATACTGTTATGAGCCAG ATGAATCAGAACAGTCACGTTATCCTGTGTGGCCAGATTTCTCAGTACAACAAGGATGTCCCTTATCCTCCCCCATTGCTGCCTGAAGTAGAGTCAATTCTGAAAACAAGAAACATCACAAG ggAAAGATTTCTGGTGTTGAATTATAAGGATAAATTTGAGTCTGGAATTATGCAACTTAGTCAGTGgtttaaagaaggaaaattaaag ATCAGAGAGACAGTGATTGATGGCTTGGAAAACATGGGAG ttgccTTCCAATCCATGATGACAGGAGGCAACATTGGGAAGCAAATAGTTCATATTTCTGACTAA